In Electrophorus electricus isolate fEleEle1 chromosome 6, fEleEle1.pri, whole genome shotgun sequence, a single genomic region encodes these proteins:
- the endou2 gene encoding poly(U)-specific endoribonuclease-B, with amino-acid sequence MQTMTESDRELSAIVQKLWDNDINRLRPGTDYRISLQGKAGNLSSMNVGDYAVGSPLFTYVDETIFKKETFLAFISLLDNYESNTGEPEVVTPEEEAENHKFLDSIIKTPVLKIVHKYLVGKNKSPEETTAFKEQLYRIWFELYARKGSSRPDSSGFEHVFVGETRGGCTIGFHNWIQLYLQEKLGHINYKGYTVNAHSTLPDENKHILALHFSWKNGIKPRGSIFIGVSPEFEFALYTLCFLTSPSERVRVSFSLYDLEIVCHHYNQKHIGTTYPVLVRY; translated from the exons ATGCAGACCATGACTGAAAGTGACCGTGAGCTCTCTGCTATAGTGCAGAAACTCTGGGACAATGATATCAATCGTCTGAGACCTGGGACAGACTATCGCATATCCCTGCAA GGTAAAGCTGGCAACCTGTCGAGCATGAATGTTGGGGACTATGCTGTTGGCTCTCCTTTGTTCACATATGTCGACGAAACCATCTTCAAAAAAGAGACTTTCTTAG CATTTATTTCACTCTTGGACAATTATGAGAGCAATACTGGTGAACCAGAGGTTGTGACCCctgaggaggaagcagagaaTCACAAATTTCTGGACTCCATTATAAAGACCCCTGTACTAAAG ATTGTCCACAAATATTTAGTGGGCAAGAACAAGTCCCCAGAGGAGACGACAGCCTTCAAGGAGCAGCTGTATCGCATCTGGTTTGAACTCTATGCTCGCAAAGGATCCAGCAG ACCAGACTCTTCAGGATTTGAGCACGTCTTTGTAGGTGAAACCAGAGGTGGATGCACTATTGGATTCCACAACTGGATTCAGTTGTACTTGCAAGAGAAGCTTGGACATATTAACTACAAAGGCTACACTGTAAATGCACACTCCACCCTG CCAGATGAGAACAAACACATCCTGGCTCTGCACTTCAGCTGGAAGAACGGCATCAAGCCGAGAGGGAGCATTTTCATTGGTGTCAGCCCAGAGTTTGAGTTTGCCCTCTACACACTGTGCTTCCTCACGTCACCCAGTGAGCGAGTCAGAGTCTCTTTCAGCCTCTATGACTTGGAAATCGTCTGCCACCACTACAATCAGAAACACATAGGAACAACTTATCCTGTCCTTGTGAGATACTAG
- the rnf14 gene encoding E3 ubiquitin-protein ligase RNF14 has translation MSEDQEAQDDELLALASIYDEEEFRRAETGREGEIHLCLKLPPDFKLLVNGEKCMEYEVSFLPPLILSFELPTDYPSSSAPVFMLSSKWLSRLQLTALCKRLDELWEENQGSVVLFTWIQFLKEEALDFLGLHSPLEILSRGGGGELGGASAGLPHPVKRGEGAGGDKRRPTEADPRAVLEVDPRADLLPQLLDFDEAQRQKVFDSRLFCCSICFLEKLGSSCMLFKECQHVYCKACMKEYFEIQIRDGKVQCLNCPEPKCTSVATPSQVKLLVGEDEFARYDRLLLQLSLDLMADVVYCPRNTCCAPVMLEPDATMGLCPSCRYAFCTLCKRAYHGLSHCLPTVDELQSLQEEYVSGSEEEKRFLEQRYGKQVIHRAVEESFSRKWLEENCKNCPRCGTHIQKTQGCNKMTCTSCRQHFCWICLAPLSRVNPYSHFNNPNMPCFNQLFLGVGEEDELWSDEDE, from the exons ATGTCGGAGGATCAGGAAGCCCAAGACGATGAACTGCTGGCCCTAGCGAGTATTTATGATGAAGAGGAGTTTCGTCGGGCGGAAACGGGGCGTGAAGGCGAGATCCATCTGTGTCTCAAGCTTCCCCCAGACTTCAAGCTGCTGGTTAATG GAGAGAAATGCATGGAATATGAAGTATCCTTCTTACCCCCCCTGATCCTGAGTTTTGAGCTCCCTACGGATTACCCTTCCTCATCTGCACCTGTTTTTATGCTGAGCTCCAAATGGCTTTCAAGACTCCAG CTGACAGCACTGTGCAAGCGACTGGACGAACTGTGGGAGGAGAACCAGGGCAGTGTGGTGCTCTTTACCTGGATCCAGTTCCTCAAGGAGGAGGCTCTTGACTTCCTTGGCCTCCACTCTCCCCTGGAGATCCTCAGcaggggcgggggaggggagctTGGTGGGGCCAGTGCAGGCCTGCCCCACCCAGTGAAGCGAGGCGAGGGTGCCGGTGGAGACAAGAGGAGGCCGACAGAGGCAGATCCGCGGGCCGTGCTGGAGGTGGACCCCCGTGCTGACCTGCTGCCTCAGCTGCTGGACTTCGACGAGGCACAGCGGCAGAAGGTCTTTGACAGCAGACTGTTCTGCTGCAGCATCTGTTTCCTGGAGAAGCTTGGCTCCAGCTGCATGCTCTTCAAGGAGTGCCAGCACGTCTACTGCAAGGCCTGCATGAAGGAGTACTTTGAGATCCAGATCCGAGATGGAAAAGTACAGTGCCTTAACTGCCCTGAGCCAAAGTGTACTTCCGTGGCCACTCCTTCACAG GTGAAGCTTCTGGTCGGGGAGGATGAGTTCGCCCGCTACGACCGCCTCCTCCTGCAGCTGAGCCTGGACCTGATGGCGGACGTGGTGTACTGCCCACGCAACACTTGCTGCGCGCCCGTTATGCTGGAGCCGGACGCCACCATGGGCCTCTGTCCCTCCTGCCGCTACGCTTTCTGCACACTGTGCAAGCGCGCTTACCATGGTCTGTCCCACTGCCTGCCCACTGTCG ATGAGCTCCAGAGCCTGCAGGAGGAGTACGTGTCTGGCAGTGAGGAGGAAAAACGCTTCCTGGAGCAGCGCTATGGGAAGCAGGTCATCCACCGTGCCGTGGAGGAATCCTTCAGCAGGAAGTGGCTGGAGGAGAACTGCAAGAACTGCCCTCGTTGCGGCACCCACATTCAG AAGACCCAAGGCTGCAACAAGATGACATGCACCTCTTGCCGGCAGCACTTCTGCTGGATCTGCCTTGCTCCTCTCTCCAGGGTCAACCCATACAGCCACTTCAACAACCCCAACATGCCCTGCTTCAACCA GTTGTTCTTGGGTGTGGGCGAAGAGGACGAACTCTGGAGCGACGAAGATGAGTGA